The Papaver somniferum cultivar HN1 chromosome 3, ASM357369v1, whole genome shotgun sequence genome includes a region encoding these proteins:
- the LOC113359549 gene encoding histone acetyltransferase KAT6B-like, with protein MEEKVATLQTYMESIQVTLHELSECIHSHTPKKETKKKVTPSPAASEKDDSEEEESEEEEEEEDEDEKEESELPKGPTTTKPYDEKPSRVSLEYNTKQQEEDLRRLSIFEPPLLDDDGDNKMILPHVEDLWFDREESLEEDCNMERRATKTRKEDNETFLSRCQGQVPGKERWFSRVKGTHEFPNLQI; from the exons atggaagaaaaggtggctacgctgcaaACATACATGGAGTCTATTCAAGTTACCCTTCACGAATTGAGTGAATGTATTCATTCTCATACACCTAAGAAGGAGACAAAGAAAAAGGTTACACCTTCACCTGCAGCTTCGGAAAAAGATGATTCGGAAGAAGAAGagtcggaagaagaagaagaggaagaagatgaggatgaaaagGAGGAAAGTGAGCTTCCTAAAGGACCTACAACAACTAAACCTTATG acgagaagccgagtagagttaGTTTGGAATACAAtaccaaacaacaagaagaagacctAAGAAGGTTAAGTAtttttgaaccaccattactagatgatgATGGAGATAACAAGATGATCTTGCCTCATGtggaagacttgtggtttgatagagaagaatCACTCGAAGAAGATTGTAATATGGAGCGAAGAGCGACAAAGACACGCAAGGAAGATAATGAGACTTTCCTAAGTAGATGTCAAGGTCAAGTTCCAGGAaaggagagatggttcagcagggtAAAAGGAACTCACGAGTTCCCTAACCTACAaatataa